CTCGCGCGTGGTGCAACAGCCAATCCACGCCGAAGCGCAGCGCGCCCGTCTGGTCCACTACCGTGAAGGCCCCACCGGCCAGAAAAATCATGAATACCACCGCGCCCGCCGCCGCCAGGCCCTTGGGCACGGCCACGGCCACGTCGAGCAGCCCCACGGGGGTAGGCGGCACCCGGTGGTACGAGCCCGGCACCACCACCTCGCGGCCGGTAGCGGCGTTGAGGCGTCGCGCAAACTGCCCGGCCGGCAGCACGTAGCTCAAGCCCGCGGCCAGGATGATAAACAGGGTCAGCAGCACCAGCGGGTGCGGAAAGCGAAGCGACTTCATGCCCGCAAAGGTGCGCCGCCAAGGCCCAAACCTACCGCTATGATAAGCCCGGCCGTTGTAGCCGTTGTCGTATCTTCGGGGTAGCCCCATGACGTTTTCCGCCTTCAAAAACCTGCACCAGCGCCTGCAAGCCGAGCACCTCGCCCGGCATGGCCAGCCCCTGGCCGAGCGCCACGAAGACGGCTGCGAGCTGCGCCTGTTCGCCGTGGGCAGCTTCTACGCCGAGGTGTGGCGCAGCCGCGGCGAGGAGGCCATTCTGTTCATCCACGTTTTTGAAAAACCCAGCGGGCTAAGCGATTACCTACCCCTGATTTCGATTCGGGACTACCAGGGAGGAGTGGAGGGGTAGCACTTGTTTGAGGCTTACGCAAAAGACGGTTGTCATTGCCGCGCTTCGCTCGCAATGACAACCGTCTTTTGCGTAAGCCCTATACTAAACCGCTTCCGCTTCCCTATCAAACCTGGCCAGTAAAAGTGGAAAAATAATCAGCTCACCAAACATCGCCCCCACGATGGAAATCGCCGTCAACAGCCCAAAAAGCTGCACCGTTTTCAGCGAGCCCAGCGTCATGAAAGCGTAGCCGCTGAACAGAATAGCCCCCGTGAGCACGATGGCCGGTCCCACGTGCGTGATGGTAGCCAGCCGCGCCGCGGCCGGCCCCAGCTGCTGCCGCTGCCGTCGGTAGTGATGAATAAAATGCACCGTGTCGTCCACGCTCAGACTCAGCACGATGGCCGCGATGCTGGCCGTGGCCGTGTCGAGGGCGATGCCCGCCCAGCCCATGTAGCCCAGCACCACCAGCACCGGAAACAGATTGGGCAGCACCGTGAGCAGCGCCAGCCGCAGGCTGCGCACCAGTGCCCACACCAGCCCCAGCACCACCGCAAACGACCACAACAGGCTGCTAATCTGCGAGGAAGTGACGTACTGCGTAATGGCCGCGTAGAGCGGCGGGTAGCCGGCGGGCTCCACGGTGGCGGCCGGCCCCAGCACGCGCCGGGCTAGTTGCTGCACGGCGGTCATTTGCCGGCTCAGCTGCCGGGCCGAGAGCATGGGGCCGGCCACCGTGAGGCGGCCGGTGCGGCCGGCGCTGTCTTCCACCAGGCGCAACAGTTCCGGGTAGTCAGTGGCCAGGCGCTCGTGGGTGAGGCGCAGCGCGCCCGTGCTGCCCAGCGCCGCCAGGGCGCGGCGCGGCCCCAGCCGGGCTTCCAGTCCCGCCCGGTAGAGGGTGGGCAGGCCAAACACCCGGCCCAGGCCTGGCAGCCGGGCCAGCGAGTCGGCCAGGTGCTGGCTGGCCTGCACCACTTCGGGGCCGTTCAGCGCCCGGCCGGAGCCGGGATGCACCAGCAGTTCCAGCGGCAGGTAGGGGCCCCAGTAGCGCGTAATGGCTTGGTGCTCCAGCACTACCGGGTCGCGGGCGGGCAGGTAGCCCAGGGTGTAGGTATCGGCCCGCAGCCGGGGCAGGCCCGCCGCGAAGAAGCCTACCAGCCCCAGCGAAACCAACGATAACGATTTCCGGTGGCCTAGCACCCAGCCGTAGAGCCGCCCCAGCGCCGCCCCGGTGCGGGCGGTTAGGTTGGAGTTTGAACTTGAATTAAAAATTAAAAATGATAAATTAAAAATGCTAGGCTTGCGTGGGCGTGGGGCTGGTAAGCTG
The genomic region above belongs to Hymenobacter psoromatis and contains:
- a CDS encoding efflux RND transporter permease subunit translates to MIDLLHRLRYPLLAALALAMALLWPGVRAAVAVDNSLSIWFLEGDPALRSYRAYQQRFGNDEVVVIVVRDSAQTLLTPANQRRLAELSAALGRLPAVHSVLGPAAARRPAGGLGGTTPLLAAGLDSAALRQALARQPTLRDQLFSPDFRTARLLVTLRQLPDFDQRRGAVLAAVRGVAGRYFAPGRAAWLGGVGVVYARLNELSQRDFGFFLGVGYLLMFAVLAALYRRAAWVLYALGIVATATYLTLGVYGALGYRLNLLTVLLPVVIILLGLMDTLHVLNEVQQLAALPPAAAEAALPPALRRRHLALHTLREMLFPCAATMLTNVAGFLALLSSPMPILRTFGLFAGLGIACCLVLTFLLGVWLLPLGRFELKIKNDKLKIGQEAAVTDAVGSLPAPRPRKPSIFNLSFLIFNSSSNSNLTARTGAALGRLYGWVLGHRKSLSLVSLGLVGFFAAGLPRLRADTYTLGYLPARDPVVLEHQAITRYWGPYLPLELLVHPGSGRALNGPEVVQASQHLADSLARLPGLGRVFGLPTLYRAGLEARLGPRRALAALGSTGALRLTHERLATDYPELLRLVEDSAGRTGRLTVAGPMLSARQLSRQMTAVQQLARRVLGPAATVEPAGYPPLYAAITQYVTSSQISSLLWSFAVVLGLVWALVRSLRLALLTVLPNLFPVLVVLGYMGWAGIALDTATASIAAIVLSLSVDDTVHFIHHYRRQRQQLGPAAARLATITHVGPAIVLTGAILFSGYAFMTLGSLKTVQLFGLLTAISIVGAMFGELIIFPLLLARFDREAEAV